A single genomic interval of Juglans regia cultivar Chandler chromosome 1, Walnut 2.0, whole genome shotgun sequence harbors:
- the LOC108988177 gene encoding probable inactive receptor kinase At5g16590 has product MKQVQVRGRPVFFLFVISFCSSVLTCGASDLSSDRAALLTLRLAVRGRLLRWDISVENPCKWNGVNCTNDRVTELRFPAMGLLGPLPVGIGNLTQLVTLSLRVNSLSGPIPPDFANLAQLRNLYLQQNHFSGEIPGSLYDLKSLVRVNLAYNNFSGEISPRINSLTRLGTLFLEKNNLTGSIPDIDITPLPQFNVSFNRLSGPVPQRLSGLPANSFQGNSLCGKPLQGCPGSGNGRKLSGGAIAGIVIGSFLGFALIVLVLVIFCRRKSGGKSNEVAVAKRGGVEIPREKVALDSESMGASAEHSRGSKRRGGSKSLVFFGNVAKTFDLEELLRASAEVLGKGTFGTAYKATLETGMTVVVKRLKEVTLSDKEFQERIGQIGSMAHMNLVTLRGYYFSAEESLLVYDYVPMGSISALLHGNRGSGRTPLNWETRTGIALGAARAIGFLHSHGPTISHGNIKSSNILLTSSYEARVSDFGLASLALPTSTPNRIDGYRAPEVTDARNVSQKADVYSFGVLLLELLTGKPPTHALLNEEGVDLPRWVQSVVHEEWTSEVFDLELLRYQSVEEEMVQLLQIGLECTAQYPDRRPSMAEVTKRIEDLWLISSSQQEQETTRDLSTDVDEGLSPRLQSVDSRAPSSS; this is encoded by the exons ATGAAGCAAGTGCAAGTACGGGGTCGGCCAgttttttttctgtttgttaTTTCATTCTGTTCGAGTGTTTTAACCTGCGGAGCCTCAGATCTGTCGTCGGACAGGGCTGCTTTATTGACGCTCCGTCTAGCCGTGCGGGGACGCTTGCTTCGCTGGGACATCTCGGTCGAGAATCCATGCAAGTGGAACGGCGTCAACTGCACGAACGACCGGGTGACCGAGCTGCGCTTCCCCGCCATGGGCCTGTTGGGTCCACTGCCTGTTGGAATTGGGAACCTCACACAACTCGTTACCCTCTCCCTCCGCGTCAATTCGCTCTCCGGGCCCATACCGCCCGACTTTGCCAACCTTGCCCAACTCAGGAACCTCTATTTGCAACAAAATCACTTCTCCGGTGAAATCCCCGGGTCCCTGTACGATCTGAAGAGCCTGGTGCGTGTAAATCTCGCTTACAATAACTTTTCCGGGGAGATTTCGCCTCGTATTAACAGTTTGACGAGATTGGGCACTCTGTTTCTGGAGAAGAACAATCTCACCGGGTCCATTCCTGACATTGATATCACCCCTCTTCCTCAGTTTAATGTTTCTTTCAATCGTTTAAGTGGGCCAGTGCCGCAACGGCTTTCGGGTTTGCCCGCTAACTCTTTTCAAGGTAACTCGCTATGTGGGAAGCCGTTGCAGGGCTGCCCGGGAAGTGGGAACGGAAGAAAGTTGTCCGGTGGAGCAATTGCGGGGATTGTAATCGGGTCGTTTCTTGGTTTTGCGCTCATTGTGCttgttttggttattttctGTCGAAGGAAGAGCGGCGGGAAATCCAACGAAGTTGCGGTAGCGAAGCGTGGCGGGGTTGAGATTCCGAGGGAGAAGGTGGCGTTAGATAGTGAGAGTATGGGTGCGAGTGCTGAACATTCGAGAGGGAGTAAGAGGCGTGGCGGGAGTAAGAGTTTGGTGTTCTTTGGGAATGTGGCCAAGACATTTGATTTGGAGGAATTGTTAAGAGCATCGGCTGAGGTACTCGGGAAGGGGACGTTCGGGACGGCGTATAAGGCTACTTTGGAGACAGGGATGACAGTGGTGGTGAAGAGGTTGAAGGAGGTGACCCTGTCGGATAAGGAATTCCAGGAAAGGATCGGACAGATTGGAAGCATGGCTCATATGAATTTGGTCACACTGAGGGGTTACTATTTCAGCGCGGAGGAGAGCCTTCTCGTTTATGATTACGTTCCCATGGGAAGCATATCTGCACTTTTGCATG GAAACAGAGGGTCTGGTAGGACTCCATTGAATTGGGAAACCAGGACTGGCATTGCTCTTGGAGCTGCCAGGGCAATTGGATTCCTACATTCACATGGCCCCACAATTTCCCATGGAAACATCAAGTCATCGAATATCCTCCTCACCAGCTCGTATGAAGCTCGGGTCTCTGACTTCGGTCTTGCATCCCTTGCACTTCCCACCTCCACTCCAAACCGCATTGATGGTTATCGTGCCCCAGAGGTCACAGATGCTCGTAATGTATCCCAAAAAGCAGATGTCTACAGCTTTGGTGTGTTACTTTTGGAGCTGCTTACTGGGAAGCCTCCCACTCATGCCCTACTGAATGAGGAAGGCGTAGACCTCCCAAGATGGGTCCAGTCTGTTGTTCATGAGGAGTGGACTTCTGAGGTGTTTGACCTCGAGCTACTCAGGTACCAGAGTGTTGAGGAGGAAATGGTTCAGCTCTTACAGATAGGTCTTGAATGTACTGCTCAGTACCCTGATAGGCGTCCTTCAATGGCTGAGGTGACAAAACGAATTGAGGATCTGTGGCTAATTTCTAGTTCACAGCAAGAGCAAGAAACAACACGGGACTTGTCTACTGACGTGGATGAAGGGTTGTCGCCTCGGTTGCAGTCAGTTGATTCAAGAGCACCTTCATCTTCATAA
- the LOC108988042 gene encoding 15.7 kDa heat shock protein, peroxisomal, with protein MADSVLGHPFRRFVWSPPIFREWSVPTALVDWLESPTAHIIKINVPGFRKDDIKVQVEEGNILRIKGESGKMEDPHEKDAIWHVAERGTGKGGFSRDIELPENVKVDQIKAQVENGILTILVPKDTTKSSGVRNINITSKL; from the exons ATGGCTGATAGTGTACTTGGGCACCCTTTCAGGCGCTTCGTCTGGAGCCCTCCGATCTTCCGAGAATGGTCTGTACCGACGGCCTTAGTTGACTGGCTCGAATCTCCCACTGCTCACATCATCAAGATCAACGTCCCAG GTTTCAGGAAAGATGACATAAAGGTGCAGGTAGAGGAGGGGAACATCTTGCGCATAAAAGGAGAAAGCGGGAAAATGGAGGATCCCCATGAAAAAGACGCAATTTGGCATGTAGCCGAGAGAGGCACCGGCAAAGGGGGCTTCTCCCGGGACATTGAATTACCGGAAAATGTGAAGGTGGATCAGATTAAGGCTCAGGTGGAGAATGGCATTCTCACTATTCTTGTCCCGAAGGATACAACAAAATCATCCGGAGTTAGAAACATCAATATCACTAGCAAACTCTGA
- the LOC108988254 gene encoding plasmodesmata-located protein 7, whose protein sequence is MERSSPFLMSLFAFLVSFSSLPIQSLSSTDSFVFVGCTQQKYAPNSPYESNINSLLTSLVNSATYSSYNNYTIMGSSPQDVVYGLYQCRGDLSMPDCATCVTRSVSQLGTLCSQACGGALQLQGCYVKYDNATFLGVEDKTVVLKKCGSSIGYDTDAMSSRDAVLAALATTGGPYRVGGSGDVQGVAQCVGDLSLGECQDCVSEAIGRLKSDCGGAVEGDMFLAKCYARYQTGASHMYSNSKDHPAGKSSNDGEKTFAIIVGLLAGVALLIIFLTFVRKVIEGPGGK, encoded by the exons ATGGAAAGAAGCAGTCCATTCCTCATGTCACTCTTCGCCTTCCttgtctctttctcttctcttcccaTTCAATCACTCTCTTCCACAGACTCCTTTGTCTTCGTCGGCTGCACTCAGCAGAAATATGCTCCAAACTCACCCTACGAGTCCAACATCAACTCGCTTCTCACCTCCCTGGTTAACTCAGCCACCTACTCGTCCTACAACAACTACACCATCATGGGCTCCAGCCCCCAAGACGTGGTTTACGGACTCTACCAATGCCGGGGGGACCTCTCCATGCCAGACTGCGCCACCTGCGTCACTCGCTCGGTGAGCCAACTCGGCACATTGTGCTCCCAAGCATGCGGTGGAGCGCTGCAACTTCAGGGGTGCTACGTCAAGTACGATAACGCCACCTTTCTCGGGGTTGAGGACAAGACCGTGGTCCTGAAGAAATGTGGATCGTCGATCGGGTATGATACGGACGCCATGAGCAGTAGAGATGCCGTGTTGGCGGCGTTGGCGACCACCGGTGGGCCATATAGGGTGGGTGGCTCCGGTGATGTACAGGGTGTGGCGCAGTGCGTCGGGGATTTAAGTTTGGGAGAGTGTCAGGATTGTGTATCGGAGGCGATCGGGCGGTTGAAAAGCGATTGCGGCGGGGCAGTCGAGGGTGATATGTTCTTGGCCAAGTGCTATGCAAGATACCAAACCGGCGCTTCTCACATGTACTCCAACTCCAAGGATCACCCTGCAG GCAAATCTAGCAATGATGGTGAGAAGACATTCGCAATAATCGTCGGATTATTAGCCGGAGTGGCTCtacttattattttcttaacgtTCGTAAGAAAGGTGATCGAGGGACCTGGAG gtaaataa
- the LOC108987933 gene encoding nudix hydrolase 17, mitochondrial-like, whose translation MVAVSQENMVALVSRTGRHLQRYNKLGRRQVVGCIPYRYKIPKQTSLDAAGELEVLVISSQKGKGMLFPKGGWEKDESKKEAALRETLEEAGVRGILERELGKWSFKSKSHDTHYEGYMFPLLVEEQLDFWPEKDVRQRKWMSVQEAKEVCQYIWMKEALEKFVSRLASQQHAAEKTLNK comes from the exons atggtTGCTGTGTCTCAAGAAAATATGGTTGCTTTGGTTTCTCGCACCGGAAGGCATTTGCAACGCTACAACAAGCTGGGCCGCCGCCAAGTTGTAGG ATGTATTCCATACAGATACAAGATTCCAAAGCAAACTTCTTTGGATGCTGCAGGAGAATTAGAAGTTCTTGTCATCAGTTCACAGAAAGGGAAAGGGATGTTGTTTCCAAAG GGAGGTTGGGAAAAAGATGAATCCAAAAAAGAGGCGGCTTTACGAGAGACATTAGAGGAAGCAGGGGTACGAGGCATTCTTGAG CGTGAATTGGGTAAGTGGAGTTTCAAGAGCAAATCCCATGATACTCACTATGAAGGATACATGTTCCCTTTGCTTGTTGAAGAGCAGTTAGATTTTTGGCCAGAGAAAGACGTCCGCCAAAGAAAATGG ATGAGTGTGCAAGAAGCGAAAGAAGTTTGTCAATATATATGGATGAAGGAAGCCCTAGAGAAATTTGTTAGTCGCCTCGCATCTCAACAACATGCTGCCGAGAAAACATTGAACAAGTAG